The Streptococcus respiraculi sequence AGAGGCTTGAAATTCTCACCCGGGTTGGTTGAAATGTAAAATTCCACCTGTTCATTTCCTTCACGACCGAACTTGGCCTTGCTAAAGCGGACCTGAAAATCAGCCTTTTCCATGTACAGGTCTTTTAATTCCTGCTTGATTTCTTGCTCCAAGCCTTCTGCCAACTGATGACGAGCAGTTGACAATTCACCTGCCAAGCGCACCAGGTCTTTTTCACGATGTTTTAGTTCTATCTCAAGATTGTCAGACGAAATATCTGAGCCTGTCAAGAGATGATATTCCTTAGTGATTTGGTCCAGATAATCCAAGACATCATCAACTGCGCCACCGTATTTTCGGGTGATACTATAAATCAAGTCCAGTCGACTTTCTACTTGCAACAGTCGATTACCGTCAAAATCAAGCCCATCAATAATCCCCTCAAGACGTTTGGTCACATCTTCTAAAACATAGTAGGTCTCAGAAAGACTAGATGCCAAATCCTTGTAGCTCGGATCAAATTCTTCAATTGATTCCAAATCATGCATGGCTGAGCGGACATTTCCTAGACTAGAAAAGTCTTCATTATCAAGCATAGCGTAGGCATTGGTCAAGGTATCGGCAATCTGCTTGTGATTGAGCAGGCGCTCTCGTTCTTGATGTAGCTCCTTGTCCTCGCCTGCTTTCAAATCTGCCGCCTCAATCTCAGCCATTTGGTACTCCAGCATCTCGATACGCGCCTTATTTTCTTCTTGATTTTTCTGAATGGTTAAGACTTGCTTACGCAGGGCTTTATAGGCTTCAAAAGCTGCCTTGTAGGCTACTTTTAAGCGACCAAAAGAATCGTCTCCAAACTCATCTAACATGGCGATATGATGCTGCGGTCGCATCAGCTCTTCCTGATCATGTTGCCCATGAATATCGACCAAATGTTGACCGACAGCTTTTAACACAGACAAATTAACCAACTGACCATTGAGGCGGCTGACACTACGCCCATTTTGCAGAATCTCACGGCGAATAATCAGCTCATCTGAGACTTCTAGGCCCTGTTCTTCCAAGAGCTCCCGCAGGTGCAGATTTTGCTCAATTGAAAACAAGCCTTCAATCTCAGCCTTTTGCATCCCATGTCGAATGACGTCAGTGGTCGCTCTGCTCCCCAACATCATATTCATGGCATCAATAATAATTGATTTCCCAGCCCCTGTTTCTCCTGTAAGAACGGTCATTCCCTGCTCAAAATGAAGGGAAATTTCCTCAATAATGGCAAAATTTTTAATGGAAATTTCAAGTAACATGACAACCTACCAATTTTTTATCGTTTCTAAGACCTCTGGTGCCTTATCCTTATCCCGTACAATCATCAAAATCGTATCATCATCTGAAACAATGCTAAAAATAACCTCTGAAAAAGCCTCAACAATCTGATTCTTCACAAAGGCTGTGCTTCCTGGCACCAACTTTAAATTCAGCATATTGTCCAAAATTTCAGATGACAAGACATTTTTTTCAACCAACTTTAGACCCGCACTCTTGGTTTTTGGTAGCTCATAAATATAACTATTGTCTTTCAACGGTGTTTTCACAATCCCTAATTCCTTGATGTCTCGGGAAACCGTTGCCTGAGTTGCCGTCAAGCCAGACTTCCGAAGATGCTCGACAATTTCTTCCTGCCTACCAATCTCAAAATCCGTTACAAATTTTCTAATTTTCTCTAAGCGTTCTTTTTTACTCATCCTTAAATTCCTTATGCGCTTGCTCTACAATGGTTTCAATAGCAGCTGCAACTTGATTTTCAGCTGAACTTTCCTTTTTCAAATAGCTTAAAAATTCCACATTGCCATGCCCACCTTGAATGGGTGAAAAATCAAGCGACTTGACCGTAAATCCTGCTTCCACCGCAAAAGCAGTTACCTTTTCCAAGACCATCCGATGAACAGCCTTGTCTTTAATGATACCGTTCTTGCCAATCTGCTCACGACCTGCCTCAAATTGTGGCTTGATCAAGGCAACAACCTCTCCCTCATCTGCTAAAATGCTTGATAAAGCTGGCAAAATCAGACTCAGCGAGATAAAGCTAACATCGATACTGGCAAACTGCGGTGTTCGTTCAAAATCACTTGGGGTCGCATAGCGGAAATTGAACTGCTCCATGCTGACCACACGCTCATCTTGACGAATTTTCCAAGCTAATTGATTGGTACCAACGTCTACTGCATAGACCAAATCAGCCCCATTTTGCAGCATGACATCGGTAAATCCACCTGTTGAAGCCCCGATATCGAGGGTCGTTTTCCCTTCAACAGACAAGTCAAATACCTGAAGAGCCTTCTCCAGTTTTAAACCGCCACGACTGACGTATTTCAACTTTTCACCCTTTAATTTTAATTCGGTGTTCTCATCAATTTTTTCACCCGGCTTATCATAGCGCTCGCCATTCACGACAGAAACCACTAGGCCTGCCATAACGCCGCGCTTAGCCTGCTCTCGTGTATCAAAGAGGCCTTGCTTGTAGGCCAACACATCTACTCTTTCCTTAGCCATGTAATCGTAAACTTTCTACTATTTCTCGAATCTTGTCTGCCTGAAAAGCGGATTGTTCTTCCAAGGCTGCAAGTCCCTCGTCTACCTTATCCAAGCTCATCGCTAAATAGGCTTTGGCTTCTTCTAAACCAAGCAGGGCAGGATAGGTGGACTTGTCTGCTACAAGATCTTTATTGGGTGTTTTTCCGATTTCCTCAAAGCTAGCCGTTACATCTAAAATATCATCTCGCACTTGAAAAGCAAGACCGAGCCATTCACCCGTTTCTTGCAAGATTTCCTGAACAGTACTGTCTGCTTCAACCATTACTCCTGCTGCTACAAAGGGATAGGCGAGGAGCTTTCCTGTTTTATGGGCATGAATCGTTTGCAATTCAGAAAGGTTCAAACTGCGTTTTTCGCCTTCCATATCCAGCACTTGTCCGCCAACCATACCAAAAGTTCCAGCAGCTTTAGACAAGGCAGCTATCAATTCCACCCGAATCTGGCTAGGAAGCTCTGCCATTGCCACCAGGGCATAGGAATCCAGAAAGAGGCTATCTCCCGCCAAAATAGCCATGTCCTCCCCAAATTTCTTATGGCTGGTCAGTTGACCACGGCGGTAATCATCGTTATCCATGGCAGGCAAATCATCGTGAATCAAGCTACCCGTGTGAATCATCTCAAGGGCAGCCGCCACCTGAACGTGAGCTTCTATCAGAGTGACACCAAATCCCTCCAAAAGCTCTAACAAAAGGAGTGGACGCAGGCGCTTGCCACCCGCTCGAATGGAGTAGAGAATGGTCTCGACCAAACGAGGCGCGACAGGATTTTCACCGTAAAACTCTAAAAAGACGTTCTCAATCCAATTCAATCGTTCCACTTGCTTCATTCCATGTCCGTTTCTGTTCCGTCTGCTTGCATGACCTTGACCAAGGTCTTTTCTGCCTTATTGAGAGTTTCTTGGAGTTCTTTTGAAAGTTTCATCCCCTTTTGAAACTCGGCAATTGCATCTTCTAGAGCCACATCACCACTCTCTAGGCGTTGCACAATCTGCTCCAAGTCTGCTAAATTTTCCTCAAATTTCTTTTGTTTTGACATCTTTTACCTCAACTTCTAAGTGACCGTCTCGTAGCTGAATGGTCACATTTTCTTCTGTTTGAACCTTGTGAATACTGTCAATCACCTGTCCATTTTGCTCCACAATCGCATAGCCCCGCGCTACAATACGGCTGGTATCGAGTAGCAAGAGACTATTTGCTAAGCGCTTGACTTCAGCGACCTTATGATCGTAAATCACTGTGGTGTTGTTGCGCAACAGGCGTTTTTGCTGGGCTACCTTTTCTTGATACAGGGCAATTTTTTGAAGTGGCGAATAAGCAAGTAAGCGCTGCTCCAAGACCTGAGCACGTTTTTGCCCTTCATTTCTATATCCGGAAATGGATTGTTTCATGCGCAACTGCAGCTGGTCTAATTTTTGTAAATAAGCATCGTAGAGCCGTTCTGGTTGTCTAAAAATCACGGAATGGGTCAACTTCTCTAAGCGTTCACGGTGATAAACCAGACGATTGCCTACAGCTTTACTCATCCGATTTTCCTGTTGTTTGAGATGAGCCAGCACATCTAATTTCGTTACAGGTGTTGCTAATTCTGCCGCAGCTGTCGGTGTTGCTGCCCGTCTGTCTGCCACAAAATCTGCTAGCGTTGTATCTGTCTCGTGCCCGACACTGGAAATAATTGGAATCCGTGATTCAAAAATTGCGCGGACCACCTCTTCCTCATTAAAGGCCCACAAATCCTCAATAGAGCCACCTCCACGACCGATAATCAGCACGTCAAGATCTTCTCGCTCATTCGCACGACGGATATTTTGTGCAATTTCAAGTGCCGCACCGTCTCCCTGCACCTTGGTCGGATAGAGCACGACTTCTCGACCCGGAAAACGCCTGCTAACTGTTGTGATAATATCACGAATGACCGCACCACTAGGGCTTGTCACCACGCCAATTTTTTGCGCAAATTGTGGCAAGGGCTGTTTAAATCGATCCTGAAAAAGCCCCTCGTCCCCCAATTTCTTTTTCAACTGCTCAAACTGAATCGCAAGTGCCCCAATCCCGTCTGGCTCAGCCTTTTCGATGATAATAGAGTAACTGCCACTCGGCTCATAAATCTGAATCCGTCCGATGACATTGACCTTCATCCCCTCTTCGAGTTCAAAGCCTAAAGACTTGTAAACTCCAGCCCAAACCGTCGCCTGAATCACTGCTTTTTCATCCTTGAGCGAAAAATACTGGTGACTCGGACGCTTACGAAAATTGGAGACTTGACCCGTCAAATAAACCCGTTCTAAATACGGATCTCGATCAAACTTCAACTTCAAGTACTTCGTCAACGACGACACCGACAAATAATTTGGCATACCACTCCTCACTCATTCGAACATGGCCTTTTCTGGCACAATCCTCAGCACAATGTAATACAAGGATTCTGTCTTTTCCGTCCTTTATTATACCAAAAAGAGCGCAAAAAGACTAGGAAAGCAACATCTCGTTCCTTTATAACTCGCTAATCAAGAAGCACTTCAAGCAAGAAGAAAGATAATCATAGCTAATATCTTTTCACCTTTTTGTTCAACAAAAAAACACCTAGTTCACTAAGTGTTTCGAATCACGAAAAGCCCTCATACGAGGCATTGGCTGCAAACGTCAAACTATATCTGGAGAGCAGTGACAAAAATGCAGTAGCCTTTTTCTTTATCTCCCACCTCCAATAAGCTCCCAGCTGCATTGACAGAAGCTACGGTTCTTTTATTTCCAGCTTGTAGCAGTCTACTAGACTGCATGGACAGAACCCTACGGTTCCGTTATTTCCAACTTGTAGCAGTCTACTAGACTGCTACAACCACCCATTTTCTTTGGCGGTGTTGGCGGCTTCGGTGCGGTTTTCGGCACCTAATTTGCTGAGGATGGTGGTCATGTAGTTGCGAATGGTTCCGTTTGAAAGGTACATTTGGTCGGCAATTTCTTTGTTGGATAGGCCTTGTGCGACTTTTTGGAGTAGGATTTGTTCCTGTTTGGTCAGGGGATTTTTCATGGTGAAAAAACTCTCCATGAGCTCTGGCGAGTACTCTTTTTGTCTTTGGAGCACGCGTTCAATGGTCCGCATCAATTCAGCAATGCTCCGTTCTTTCAAGACATAGGCATCCACATCTGCTCGAATTGCACGTTCAAAATAGCCCGGCCGTTTAAAGGTCGTCACCATAATCACTTTTAAGCTCGGGAGCTCCTCTTTTGCCCATTCAAGGACATCGAGACCCGTCATCTCAGGCATTTCAATGTCTAAAATGGCAACATCTACCTTTTCCTTTTGTAAAATAGCTTGCGCTTCTAAGCCATTTCTCGCTGGAAATACTTGGGCTATACCGTCCTGTAATTCCAAGAGCTGACAGAGGGCGTCCCGCAACATGCTTTGGTCTTCAGCAACGAGTATGTTCATCTTTGTCTCCTTTCGGAATCTCTAGCTGAATCTGTGTCGGCTGTTTTAGAGAAACAATCTCTACCCTACCTTGGTAGCGAATGATCCGGTCACGAATGGAGTGCAACTCCTCACCCGTCACCTGCTCAAAGCCAATCCCGTTATCTTCTACTAAAACTCGCACCCAGCCGTCTTTTTCACTCAACTGAATGCGACAACTGCTTGCTTGACTGTGCTTGATAAGGTTATTCCCCAATTCACGCAGGGCCATGGTCAAAGCAGCTTCTTGTTCTCGACCGATTATTAGTTCTTCTTTCTCAATGGTTAAGTCAATTCCTGCCAGCTCAAGCATATTTCCTAAAATCTGCAATTCTTCTTCAAGACTGTGTACTTTTACGGCTTGGACAATCTCTCTGACTTCCTGCATCGAATTTTTGGCAATATCCCGCAAGTCCTGTACTTCTTTTTGTGCCTTTTCATAGGCCCCATGTTCCATAAGGGTCAAGGCTAACTCACTCTTGACACTCAGCATGGCAAAGACATGCCCCAAGGTATCGTGTAAGTCTTGCCCAATCCGATTGCGTTCATTTTCTGCTAAAAGCAGGTTGATAGAGGCATTTTTTGCTGTTAATTCCTGTTCAATCTTTGTTTGCTTGATGATCTGCCTCATGGCATACAACATCCCTAGGCAGACCATATCCATAATTAAGAGAAAAATTTGTGTGGTAACATCTGTATCAGCCAGAACAGGGTAGAGGGTGACGAGCAATACAAGATAAAAGCTCATATAGCGAAACCCTATCAGCTTATCGTCCCCAAAACGCCAGACCAAAATATTCGATAGGAAAAAATTGAACATAGAAATATTGGGGCTTCCATTAAAGGTAACGAAAACCACATAAAAGCAGAGATAGAGCCAAAAGAGGTTGACTACTAGCGGATGTTCCATCATCACAATACCAAGATAAGCAACAATAAACAAAATCGTCAACCAAAAGATATAAAATGGATAGCCACCGCTTAGCGAATAATAAAAGGGAAAAACCAAGTACAGTAAGGATACATAGTACATGATATGGATTTGTTTGAACTTATGCAGTAATCTCACCTTATCTCACTTCCTGTTTCTTTTTTAGCACTAAGGCTAGACCTGCTATTATTATAGTATACAGCAAGACCATTAGTAAAGAGGTGACTTGCAGATGATGATCTTTGATATAGCGTAGGACTAGTTGATTGGCATAGTAAGATGGGGTAAAATGAGCCACCGACTGCATCCAGTCAGGAAGAGCTTCATAGGGCATCCAACTACCACCAAAAATAGCCAATATGAAGTAAAAAATATTGCCCAATACCGTCATCGTCTGCTTATTATCAATCAAGGTTAGGGCTAGACCAATAGCCAGATAGACCACACTCGTTGCTAAGAGTAGGATAGCAGACACAAACCACTCTCCTCCTGTCATTGTCACCCCTCGAAACACAAAGCCAACTGTAAAATTGATAATAATGGAAAGAATAAACGAAACAAAAACGTTTAGCACTTTGGCAAGGTAATACTGGGAAAGGGGGACGGGAGAATGCTGAATCTGCAAAAGCCAACGATTTCTCACATCCTCTTCCAGCATACTAGGAAAGCTAAATAATCCAAAACTACTCATGCTAAAAGCCGTCATCGTCAGCAAATAATTTCTCGTCAACGCTGCTGCATTTTCATAGGATGAGTCAAACATAGAAGAAAACAAGAGGAAAAAGAGGACAGGCATGCCAATTCCCATAATAAAGCCAAAGGCATTTCGTTTGGTTAAGAGGTATTCAATTCTTAATAGAGCTTTCATTATGCTTCCTCCTTGGTCGTATCAAATAGGGTATTGAGTAGAGTTTTATTGGTCATTTCAATCTCCATGATTGGGCAGTTGGCTTTCTGTAGCGCTTTCCAGACCACATCTGCTTCCTTGGTCATAAAACGGAGTCGATCATGACTTTCTTCCATACCATAGACATTCTCCCACGATTCCACCACCGCTCGATACTCTTTTGGAATAGTGAATTGCTTTTCCCGCTCCTCAGAGCGCATTTTAAAAGGAGTCGTATCCCGCAAAAGCTGTCCTTGGTGTAAAACTAAAATACGGTCTGCTGTATGCTCAACTTCTTCGATATAATGCGAAGAATACACAATGGTCACCCCCTTTTCTTTTAAGTCACGGACAATTTCCCAGAAACGCTGGCGGGTTGAGGTATCCATAGCCGTTGTTGGCTCATCTAAAAAGAGAATGGACGGACGACCAATTAAGACTAATACAAAGGACAATAAACGCTTCTGACCGCCAGATAATTTCTCAGCTAGCTGCTGTTTCTGCTCAGGAGAAAAATGTAATAGGGCATCAATTTCCTGATTCGACAAGGAATTTGGATAAATTTCCTGAAAAAAGGCTATCAATTCGCTGACCCTGAGATCGGTCGGAACAGCATTTTCCTGTGGCAAAATACCGACTACCTTTTTCAAAGCTAGATCTGCTACCTGACGTCCCTGAATGTAAATGCTACCACTTGTCACAAACCAATCTCCCAATAAGCAAGATAGCAATGTCGTCTTTCCAGCACCGTTTGGCCCAATAAGAGCGACACACTCACCCTCACCAATCTCAAAGGAAATATCTCGCAAAATCTGCTTTTCCTTTATCGTTTTTGACATGTTTTTGACTTCAATTATGCTCATCTGCGAACCTCCTTTTGTACCTTTATGAGTTTATCGATAAACCGACTCACCTGTCCTAAGACACCAATACCAAATCCTAGAACCGCATAGACTGCCCACGGGAAACCTCCTTCAAATTGTCGCCCTACAAAGTGATAAGTAGCAACTCCTGCAAGGGTTAGGGCAAGCACTTTTACAATCCACTGTTTCATAATATGCTCCTTTTCTCTTTATTGCTAGTATACTCCTTCTCCCTTTCCCTCACTAGATAGGTTTGTCACTAGAAGAAATGACAAATGTCATATTTAGAGGCATGTAAAAAGGGTTGAGACAAATCATGATGAGCTTCTCAGCCTGACATTTTTCAGTGAATCTGAGTTCCCTAGACTATCGGTCTCCTGTTTTAGTCTGACTATGGATTAGGCTATCCAAAAGGACAAAGAAAAAGGCTGGTTGCCCAGCCTTTTTCAGAATTTTATTGTTGATAGAGATTATATCGTCTTTCTGTTTTCATTTGGTACTACGTCACAGATAGAACTGAGACTAGACGACGCTATTACAAGCCCGGTGCTTGACCTAGCTCAGCCTGAAGCATCCAGATGTGTTTTTCAAGACTTGCTTTTGCTCCGTTGAAAATATCATTTGTCACATCATCTCCTTCTACATCGGTCACATCAAGCCCTTGTTGGAACAAGCCAACAAGGTAGCGAAAAACTTCTACGACACGACCCAATTGCACGTCCATTGACAAGCTATAATCACCCGGTACTTCTTTTAATTGACTATTATCACTAAATTCTTTCAAGGTAGAAAATGGTGCTCCACCCAAGGTAATCAAGCGCTCGCTCATCTCGTCAAGATAGCTGTCCAATTCTTCCATGTACTCATCCATTTTTGGATGCCATACAAGAAAGCCACGTCCACGCATATACCAGTGTACTTGGTGGAGAATGGAATGAGCAACTGACAAGTCAGCAACTGCCTGATTCAAAAGTGCTTTTGTTTCTGGTTCTGCTTGAGTTTTTGCAAAGCTCGCAATCTCTGCTGGTGATTGATAAAATTTGTTCATCATAAAGGGCTACCTTCTTTCTCTTATTTATAATCATTATAAATAAAGGCGGTGGAAATTGCAAGTTTTTAGGATTTTATGAGAAAAGTTTCAACATTCACATAAAATGAGAAGGTCATTTTACTCAAAATTAGGATATAATAGTAGGGAAGAAGATATAAGGAGAACCGTATGAAAAAAGTCGTCTTTGTTTGTCTTGGAAATATCTGTCGTAGTCCCATGGCTGAATTTGTCATGAAAGGACTAACGGACCAGTTAATCGTAGAAAGTCGGGCAACGTCCTCGTGGGAGCATGGCAATCCCATTCATCGAGGTACCCAGCAGATATTGCAGCAATACCAGATTCCCTATAATCCCCGCAAAACATCGCAGAAAATGAACCTTGAGACAGCTGAAGAATGTGATTATATCATCGGCATGGATAGCCAGAATGTGGCTGATTTGAAGAAGATGTTGCCTAGCAGACTCCATACTAAAATCTATCCTTTTGCTGAAGAAAGCGTGCCAGATCCTTGGTATACAGGTGACTTCGAAGAAACCTATCGCCTGGTCACTGAGGGCTGTCTTATCTGGAAAAATCGTCTATTATAGTCTTTCCATTTTTAAGGAAACTATCTTTGTCATCCCCCTGGAAAAATGATAAAATGAAAGGGACTACAAGAAAAGAGAAAAAGATGAACAAATTAATTCATTATCTGCAAACGATTAACTTAAAAGATCTCAAAACCTACCTGACACGTTCCACTATCGAAAAAGCCTGTATCGGCTTGATGGTTGTCTGCGCCCTATCCGTCTTTCTCGGTCGCATTCCAATCAAGCAGACGCTGAGCCTAGATAATGGAAAAATGACCTACCATGGTACTGTCACTGCCAATAAAATGTCTGGTCAAGGGAGCCTAACCTTTGAAAATGGTGA is a genomic window containing:
- the recN gene encoding DNA repair protein RecN, whose protein sequence is MLLEISIKNFAIIEEISLHFEQGMTVLTGETGAGKSIIIDAMNMMLGSRATTDVIRHGMQKAEIEGLFSIEQNLHLRELLEEQGLEVSDELIIRREILQNGRSVSRLNGQLVNLSVLKAVGQHLVDIHGQHDQEELMRPQHHIAMLDEFGDDSFGRLKVAYKAAFEAYKALRKQVLTIQKNQEENKARIEMLEYQMAEIEAADLKAGEDKELHQERERLLNHKQIADTLTNAYAMLDNEDFSSLGNVRSAMHDLESIEEFDPSYKDLASSLSETYYVLEDVTKRLEGIIDGLDFDGNRLLQVESRLDLIYSITRKYGGAVDDVLDYLDQITKEYHLLTGSDISSDNLEIELKHREKDLVRLAGELSTARHQLAEGLEQEIKQELKDLYMEKADFQVRFSKAKFGREGNEQVEFYISTNPGENFKPLVKVASGGELSRLMLAIKSAFSRKEGKTSIVFDEVDTGVSGRVAQAIAQKIYKIGSNGQVLAISHLPQVIAVADYQFFIEKVSDDHSTVSRVRLLTTEERIEEVAKMLAGENVTEAALTQARELLKKK
- a CDS encoding arginine repressor — its product is MSKKERLEKIRKFVTDFEIGRQEEIVEHLRKSGLTATQATVSRDIKELGIVKTPLKDNSYIYELPKTKSAGLKLVEKNVLSSEILDNMLNLKLVPGSTAFVKNQIVEAFSEVIFSIVSDDDTILMIVRDKDKAPEVLETIKNW
- a CDS encoding TlyA family RNA methyltransferase; its protein translation is MAKERVDVLAYKQGLFDTREQAKRGVMAGLVVSVVNGERYDKPGEKIDENTELKLKGEKLKYVSRGGLKLEKALQVFDLSVEGKTTLDIGASTGGFTDVMLQNGADLVYAVDVGTNQLAWKIRQDERVVSMEQFNFRYATPSDFERTPQFASIDVSFISLSLILPALSSILADEGEVVALIKPQFEAGREQIGKNGIIKDKAVHRMVLEKVTAFAVEAGFTVKSLDFSPIQGGHGNVEFLSYLKKESSAENQVAAAIETIVEQAHKEFKDE
- a CDS encoding polyprenyl synthetase family protein; the encoded protein is MKQVERLNWIENVFLEFYGENPVAPRLVETILYSIRAGGKRLRPLLLLELLEGFGVTLIEAHVQVAAALEMIHTGSLIHDDLPAMDNDDYRRGQLTSHKKFGEDMAILAGDSLFLDSYALVAMAELPSQIRVELIAALSKAAGTFGMVGGQVLDMEGEKRSLNLSELQTIHAHKTGKLLAYPFVAAGVMVEADSTVQEILQETGEWLGLAFQVRDDILDVTASFEEIGKTPNKDLVADKSTYPALLGLEEAKAYLAMSLDKVDEGLAALEEQSAFQADKIREIVESLRLHG
- a CDS encoding exodeoxyribonuclease VII small subunit; translation: MSKQKKFEENLADLEQIVQRLESGDVALEDAIAEFQKGMKLSKELQETLNKAEKTLVKVMQADGTETDME
- the xseA gene encoding exodeoxyribonuclease VII large subunit; translated protein: MPNYLSVSSLTKYLKLKFDRDPYLERVYLTGQVSNFRKRPSHQYFSLKDEKAVIQATVWAGVYKSLGFELEEGMKVNVIGRIQIYEPSGSYSIIIEKAEPDGIGALAIQFEQLKKKLGDEGLFQDRFKQPLPQFAQKIGVVTSPSGAVIRDIITTVSRRFPGREVVLYPTKVQGDGAALEIAQNIRRANEREDLDVLIIGRGGGSIEDLWAFNEEEVVRAIFESRIPIISSVGHETDTTLADFVADRRAATPTAAAELATPVTKLDVLAHLKQQENRMSKAVGNRLVYHRERLEKLTHSVIFRQPERLYDAYLQKLDQLQLRMKQSISGYRNEGQKRAQVLEQRLLAYSPLQKIALYQEKVAQQKRLLRNNTTVIYDHKVAEVKRLANSLLLLDTSRIVARGYAIVEQNGQVIDSIHKVQTEENVTIQLRDGHLEVEVKDVKTKEI
- a CDS encoding response regulator transcription factor is translated as MNILVAEDQSMLRDALCQLLELQDGIAQVFPARNGLEAQAILQKEKVDVAILDIEMPEMTGLDVLEWAKEELPSLKVIMVTTFKRPGYFERAIRADVDAYVLKERSIAELMRTIERVLQRQKEYSPELMESFFTMKNPLTKQEQILLQKVAQGLSNKEIADQMYLSNGTIRNYMTTILSKLGAENRTEAANTAKENGWL
- a CDS encoding sensor histidine kinase, whose protein sequence is MRLLHKFKQIHIMYYVSLLYLVFPFYYSLSGGYPFYIFWLTILFIVAYLGIVMMEHPLVVNLFWLYLCFYVVFVTFNGSPNISMFNFFLSNILVWRFGDDKLIGFRYMSFYLVLLVTLYPVLADTDVTTQIFLLIMDMVCLGMLYAMRQIIKQTKIEQELTAKNASINLLLAENERNRIGQDLHDTLGHVFAMLSVKSELALTLMEHGAYEKAQKEVQDLRDIAKNSMQEVREIVQAVKVHSLEEELQILGNMLELAGIDLTIEKEELIIGREQEAALTMALRELGNNLIKHSQASSCRIQLSEKDGWVRVLVEDNGIGFEQVTGEELHSIRDRIIRYQGRVEIVSLKQPTQIQLEIPKGDKDEHTRC
- a CDS encoding ABC transporter permease, which gives rise to MKALLRIEYLLTKRNAFGFIMGIGMPVLFFLLFSSMFDSSYENAAALTRNYLLTMTAFSMSSFGLFSFPSMLEEDVRNRWLLQIQHSPVPLSQYYLAKVLNVFVSFILSIIINFTVGFVFRGVTMTGGEWFVSAILLLATSVVYLAIGLALTLIDNKQTMTVLGNIFYFILAIFGGSWMPYEALPDWMQSVAHFTPSYYANQLVLRYIKDHHLQVTSLLMVLLYTIIIAGLALVLKKKQEVR
- a CDS encoding ABC transporter ATP-binding protein; this translates as MSIIEVKNMSKTIKEKQILRDISFEIGEGECVALIGPNGAGKTTLLSCLLGDWFVTSGSIYIQGRQVADLALKKVVGILPQENAVPTDLRVSELIAFFQEIYPNSLSNQEIDALLHFSPEQKQQLAEKLSGGQKRLLSFVLVLIGRPSILFLDEPTTAMDTSTRQRFWEIVRDLKEKGVTIVYSSHYIEEVEHTADRILVLHQGQLLRDTTPFKMRSEEREKQFTIPKEYRAVVESWENVYGMEESHDRLRFMTKEADVVWKALQKANCPIMEIEMTNKTLLNTLFDTTKEEA
- a CDS encoding Dps family protein, coding for MNKFYQSPAEIASFAKTQAEPETKALLNQAVADLSVAHSILHQVHWYMRGRGFLVWHPKMDEYMEELDSYLDEMSERLITLGGAPFSTLKEFSDNSQLKEVPGDYSLSMDVQLGRVVEVFRYLVGLFQQGLDVTDVEGDDVTNDIFNGAKASLEKHIWMLQAELGQAPGL
- a CDS encoding low molecular weight protein-tyrosine-phosphatase; this encodes MKKVVFVCLGNICRSPMAEFVMKGLTDQLIVESRATSSWEHGNPIHRGTQQILQQYQIPYNPRKTSQKMNLETAEECDYIIGMDSQNVADLKKMLPSRLHTKIYPFAEESVPDPWYTGDFEETYRLVTEGCLIWKNRLL